In one window of Rathayibacter caricis DSM 15933 DNA:
- a CDS encoding NAD(P)/FAD-dependent oxidoreductase, with the protein MPSREPVNGDVSFWWSSLGRPEARPALPGPLDVDVCIVGAGYTGLWTAYYLKKAAPDLRIAVLEQRFAGFGASGRNGGWLTNEITGGVSSYARSHGREAVDRFQLAVNETVDEVIRVAAAEGIDADIVKGGEYQVARGPAQKRRLEATVAAARARAHTDVELLDAAEASARIAVSGTSAGMWHPHCARIHPAKLAAGLARTVEALGVVIHEDTRVDEIRPGAAVTARGTVRADIVLRATEGFTAELAGHRREWLPMNSSLVATEPLPAAVWDELGWAGRETLGDFAHAYMYAQRTADDRIAIGGRGVPYRYGSRIDVDGATDPRTLWMLRGILERFFPVLEGVGIDHVWSGVLGVPRDWHATVGLDRATGLGRAGGFVGTGVTATNLAGRTLRDLVLGERTPLTELPWVDHRVRRWEPEPLRWLAVTTLYTAYGLADGAEARGRATTSPLASLADVVAGRSH; encoded by the coding sequence ACGGCGACGTGTCGTTCTGGTGGTCCTCGCTGGGGCGACCGGAGGCGCGGCCCGCACTCCCGGGGCCGCTGGACGTCGACGTCTGCATCGTGGGCGCCGGCTACACGGGCCTCTGGACGGCCTACTACCTGAAGAAGGCCGCTCCGGATCTGCGGATCGCGGTGCTCGAGCAGCGCTTCGCCGGTTTCGGGGCGTCGGGCCGCAACGGCGGCTGGCTGACGAACGAGATCACCGGAGGCGTCTCCTCCTACGCCCGCAGTCACGGCCGGGAGGCGGTCGACCGGTTCCAGCTCGCGGTGAACGAGACGGTCGACGAGGTGATCCGCGTCGCGGCCGCCGAAGGCATCGACGCGGACATCGTCAAGGGCGGCGAGTACCAGGTGGCCCGCGGTCCGGCGCAGAAGCGGCGCCTCGAGGCGACGGTCGCCGCCGCCCGGGCCCGCGCCCACACCGACGTCGAGCTGCTCGACGCGGCGGAGGCGTCGGCGCGGATCGCCGTGAGCGGCACTTCGGCCGGCATGTGGCACCCGCACTGCGCCAGGATCCATCCCGCGAAGCTCGCGGCGGGACTCGCGCGCACCGTCGAGGCGCTCGGAGTCGTGATCCACGAGGACACCCGGGTCGACGAGATCCGCCCCGGAGCCGCCGTCACGGCGCGCGGAACCGTCCGCGCCGACATCGTGCTGCGCGCCACCGAGGGCTTCACCGCCGAGCTCGCCGGTCACCGCCGGGAGTGGCTGCCGATGAACTCCTCGCTCGTCGCCACCGAGCCGCTGCCCGCCGCGGTGTGGGACGAGCTCGGCTGGGCGGGACGCGAGACGCTCGGCGACTTCGCGCACGCCTACATGTACGCGCAGCGCACGGCCGACGACCGCATCGCGATCGGCGGCAGGGGAGTGCCGTACCGCTACGGCTCCCGGATCGACGTCGACGGGGCGACCGACCCGCGCACGCTCTGGATGCTGCGCGGGATCCTCGAGCGCTTCTTCCCTGTGCTGGAGGGAGTGGGGATCGACCACGTGTGGTCGGGCGTTCTCGGAGTGCCGCGCGACTGGCACGCGACCGTCGGTCTCGACCGCGCCACGGGACTCGGCCGGGCGGGCGGCTTCGTCGGCACGGGGGTGACGGCGACCAACCTGGCCGGGAGGACCCTCCGGGACCTCGTGCTCGGCGAGCGCACCCCGCTCACGGAGCTGCCGTGGGTCGACCACCGCGTGCGGCGGTGGGAGCCGGAGCCGCTGCGCTGGCTCGCGGTGACGACGCTCTACACCGCGTACGGCCTGGCCGACGGCGCCGAGGCCCGGGGGAGGGCGACCACCTCGCCGCTCGCGAGCCTGGCCGACGTGGTCGCCGGCCGCTCGCACTGA
- a CDS encoding Lrp/AsnC family transcriptional regulator — MDNIDRKILDLLRQNARAGYGDIGGVVGLSASAVKRRVDRLVADGVIRGFTIKVDPAVDGMATEAYVELFCRGTVAPDELRRILSAVPEVVDAGTVTGSADAIVHIRSRDIPSLELALEKVRIAPNVDHTRSAIVLSRLIQRGEA, encoded by the coding sequence ATGGACAACATCGACCGGAAGATCCTCGATCTGCTGCGCCAGAACGCCCGGGCGGGGTACGGCGACATCGGAGGGGTGGTCGGGCTGTCCGCCTCCGCCGTGAAGCGCCGGGTCGACCGCCTCGTGGCCGACGGCGTGATCCGCGGCTTCACCATCAAGGTCGATCCCGCGGTCGACGGCATGGCGACGGAGGCGTACGTCGAGCTGTTCTGCCGCGGCACCGTCGCCCCCGACGAGCTGCGCCGGATCCTCTCGGCGGTGCCGGAGGTCGTCGACGCCGGCACCGTCACCGGATCCGCGGACGCCATCGTGCACATCCGCTCGCGCGACATCCCGAGCCTCGAGCTCGCGCTCGAGAAGGTGCGCATCGCCCCGAACGTCGACCACACGCGCTCGGCGATCGTGCTGTCGCGCCTGATCCAGCGCGGCGAGGCGTAA
- a CDS encoding DedA family protein has translation MPALLDELGFVELLAALFAIVFLRAQATYWLARAIAAGVASRRWGRWLESPAMRRASAVLARYGAPAVTVSFLTVGFQTVVNAAAGATRMRWLVYLLAMIPGCAAWALIYATVGFAVLWAVIGAAAGSPAGVAVLAVLVAAVVVSVVLVRRRGSVRSSR, from the coding sequence GTGCCCGCTCTCCTCGACGAGCTGGGGTTCGTGGAGCTGCTGGCGGCCCTCTTCGCCATCGTGTTCCTCCGTGCGCAGGCCACCTACTGGCTGGCGCGCGCGATCGCGGCGGGAGTCGCCTCCCGCCGGTGGGGCCGGTGGCTGGAGTCCCCGGCGATGCGGCGCGCCTCCGCGGTGCTCGCCCGGTACGGAGCGCCCGCCGTCACGGTGAGCTTCCTGACGGTCGGATTCCAGACGGTGGTCAACGCCGCGGCGGGTGCGACGCGGATGCGCTGGCTCGTCTACCTCCTCGCGATGATCCCGGGCTGCGCCGCCTGGGCGCTGATCTACGCCACGGTCGGCTTCGCCGTGCTCTGGGCCGTGATCGGCGCGGCGGCCGGGTCTCCCGCGGGAGTGGCCGTGCTCGCGGTGCTCGTCGCGGCGGTGGTCGTGAGCGTGGTGCTCGTCCGCCGGCGGGGCTCCGTCCGTTCGTCGCGCTGA
- a CDS encoding MDR family MFS transporter, with protein sequence MSHRQVLESLSGLLLGMFVSILAGTVVSTSLPLIISDLKGDQNAYTWVVTATLLATTVSTPLWGKFADLFNRKLLIQLALAVFVLGSAAAGFSQDTNMLIVFRVFQGLGAGGLAALSQIIMADIISPRERGKYAGLFGGVMAVGTVGGPLLGGVVTDAFGWRWNFFIALPVAIVAIVLLQVTLRLPAHPKRTVKIDYFGAVLIAAGVSLLLIWVSLAGKNFEWASWETALMVGGAVVLLVAAVIVELTVDEPIIPMGMFRNRTFSLAVVASVSVGVSMFGTAVFLAQYMQLSRGATPTQSGLLTIPMMAGLLIASTIFGGIISRTGKWKAIMVSGGVLAVVGTYLLSTLRYDTNLVLVGIYMAVLGAGLGMLMQNLVLVVQNSIEVKNLGVATSAVTFFRSLGGTIGVSVLGSILGTVIADRIGSGVAGLEPADQALAAQTLGSGTIPQVATLPEPLRIVVESAYGIGVGDVFLFSIPLAIITLIAVILLPNVDLGTKNAIQLKSEPGAPATGSTRVVEDAEDALIATADGQAGLRPVGQARPTGSIDVVERR encoded by the coding sequence ATGTCGCACCGTCAGGTGCTGGAGTCGCTCAGCGGCCTGCTGCTGGGCATGTTCGTCTCGATCCTCGCCGGCACGGTCGTCTCGACCTCGCTGCCGCTGATCATCTCGGACCTGAAGGGCGACCAGAACGCCTACACCTGGGTCGTCACCGCGACCCTCCTGGCGACCACCGTCTCGACCCCGCTCTGGGGCAAGTTCGCCGACCTCTTCAACCGCAAGCTGCTGATCCAGCTCGCCCTCGCGGTCTTCGTCCTCGGATCCGCGGCCGCGGGCTTCTCGCAGGACACGAATATGCTGATCGTGTTCCGCGTCTTCCAGGGCCTCGGCGCCGGCGGTCTCGCGGCGCTGAGCCAGATCATCATGGCCGACATCATCAGCCCCCGGGAGCGCGGCAAGTACGCCGGCCTCTTCGGCGGAGTGATGGCCGTCGGCACCGTCGGCGGCCCCCTCCTGGGCGGCGTCGTCACCGACGCGTTCGGCTGGCGCTGGAACTTCTTCATCGCGCTGCCCGTCGCCATCGTCGCGATCGTGCTGCTCCAGGTGACCCTCCGCCTCCCCGCGCACCCCAAGCGCACGGTGAAGATCGACTACTTCGGCGCGGTCCTGATCGCCGCGGGCGTGTCCCTGCTCCTGATCTGGGTCTCGCTCGCCGGCAAGAACTTCGAGTGGGCCTCGTGGGAGACCGCGCTCATGGTCGGCGGCGCCGTGGTGCTGCTGGTGGCCGCGGTGATCGTCGAGCTCACGGTCGACGAGCCGATCATCCCGATGGGGATGTTCAGGAACCGCACCTTCAGCCTCGCGGTCGTCGCGAGCGTCTCGGTCGGCGTCTCGATGTTCGGCACCGCGGTGTTCCTCGCGCAGTACATGCAGCTCTCGCGCGGAGCGACGCCGACGCAGTCGGGTCTGCTCACCATCCCGATGATGGCGGGCCTGCTGATCGCCTCGACGATCTTCGGCGGCATCATCTCGCGCACCGGCAAGTGGAAGGCGATCATGGTCTCGGGCGGCGTCCTCGCGGTCGTCGGCACCTACCTCCTGAGCACGCTGCGCTACGACACGAACCTGGTGCTCGTCGGGATCTACATGGCCGTCCTCGGCGCCGGCCTGGGCATGCTCATGCAGAACCTCGTCCTCGTCGTGCAGAACTCGATCGAGGTGAAGAACCTCGGAGTCGCCACCAGCGCGGTCACGTTCTTCCGCAGCCTCGGCGGCACGATCGGCGTCTCGGTCCTCGGCTCGATCCTCGGCACCGTGATCGCCGACCGCATCGGCAGCGGCGTGGCCGGCCTCGAGCCCGCGGATCAGGCGCTCGCCGCCCAGACGCTGGGCAGCGGCACGATCCCGCAGGTCGCCACCCTGCCCGAGCCGCTCCGCATCGTCGTCGAGAGCGCCTACGGCATCGGCGTCGGCGACGTGTTCCTCTTCAGCATCCCGCTCGCGATCATCACCCTGATCGCCGTGATCCTGCTCCCGAACGTCGACCTCGGCACCAAGAACGCGATCCAGCTGAAGTCGGAGCCCGGGGCCCCCGCCACCGGCTCGACCCGCGTGGTCGAGGACGCGGAGGACGCGCTCATCGCGACGGCCGACGGCCAGGCGGGCCTGCGTCCCGTGGGCCAGGCGAGGCCGACCGGCTCGATCGACGTGGTCGAGCGCCGCTGA
- a CDS encoding MarR family winged helix-turn-helix transcriptional regulator, with the protein MTPSGVLDAAPGSVPGAASPRALAEVEEQITALAVQVRSAVRDAAAAIDPSLPPFGLRLLRMLERCGPVHASVAAERLGVDRSAISRQVRQLAELDMVEMTVDPDDGRARFLALTALGRERTAHLGGEQRQRMHRALRTWPEEDLLAFAGYLERLTTAD; encoded by the coding sequence ATGACTCCCTCGGGAGTCCTCGACGCCGCGCCGGGATCCGTTCCCGGCGCGGCGTCCCCGCGCGCGCTCGCCGAGGTCGAGGAGCAGATCACGGCGCTCGCGGTGCAGGTGCGCAGCGCCGTGCGCGACGCGGCGGCCGCGATCGACCCGTCGCTCCCTCCGTTCGGCCTGCGGCTGCTGCGGATGCTGGAGCGCTGCGGCCCGGTCCACGCGAGCGTCGCCGCCGAGCGGCTGGGCGTCGACCGGAGCGCCATCAGCCGACAGGTGCGCCAGCTCGCCGAGCTGGACATGGTCGAGATGACCGTGGACCCCGACGACGGGCGCGCCCGCTTCCTCGCACTGACGGCCCTGGGCCGCGAGCGCACGGCGCACCTCGGCGGCGAGCAGCGCCAGCGGATGCACCGGGCCCTGCGCACCTGGCCCGAGGAGGACCTGCTCGCGTTCGCCGGCTACCTCGAGCGGCTCACGACCGCGGACTGA
- a CDS encoding TetR family transcriptional regulator, translating into MSETTTAGPEPARERILRAATGEFAAHGFAGARIDRIAAAAGLNKERLYAYYGGKRGLFVSSVVGALQELDALLLEEAVDLPDLAERMFDHVWDHPEFLRLLTWARLEGPGFWEEASERLGAVPAPEIRVREWQAAGAVDPAWAPDDVFIALLGLCEIWHLTPFSDRSGGDAVRARRRAFVVHVAALVAGPPPGADAVSPRS; encoded by the coding sequence GTGAGCGAGACGACGACGGCGGGCCCCGAGCCCGCCCGCGAGCGGATCCTGCGCGCCGCGACCGGCGAGTTCGCGGCCCACGGCTTCGCCGGAGCGCGGATCGACCGCATCGCCGCCGCCGCGGGCTTGAACAAGGAGCGGCTCTACGCCTACTACGGCGGCAAGCGGGGCCTCTTCGTCTCGTCCGTCGTCGGGGCCCTGCAGGAGCTCGACGCCCTGCTGCTCGAGGAGGCCGTCGATCTGCCGGACCTCGCCGAGCGGATGTTCGACCACGTCTGGGACCACCCGGAGTTCCTCCGCCTGCTCACCTGGGCGCGGCTCGAGGGCCCCGGCTTCTGGGAGGAGGCGAGCGAGCGCCTCGGCGCCGTCCCGGCTCCCGAGATCCGGGTGCGGGAGTGGCAGGCGGCGGGAGCGGTCGACCCGGCCTGGGCGCCGGACGACGTGTTCATCGCCCTGCTCGGCCTCTGCGAGATCTGGCACCTGACGCCGTTCTCGGACCGCTCGGGCGGGGACGCGGTGCGCGCGCGGCGCCGGGCGTTCGTCGTGCACGTCGCGGCGCTGGTGGCGGGGCCGCCGCCCGGCGCTGACGCGGTCAGTCCGCGGTCGTGA
- a CDS encoding MFS transporter — protein sequence MTSHSPSRRWWVLVILALTQLVVVLDGTIVNIALPEAQRDLGLSDVERQWVVTAYALAFGALLLLGGRIADYTGRKRTYLIGMIGFGAASAWGGLASSGTELIAARGLQGAFAALLAPAALALLTVTFPSGRERSTAFAVFGAVAGAGAAVGLVLGGLLTEFADWRWCLLVNVPFVVVGVVAGALLVTESRAEGRNRFDIAGTVVVALGLCAVVYGFTLAEQGWLRVDTIGFLVVGVLLLALFVRIQARSDHPSLPLRIVSDRVRGGAFLIQAIVGSVMIGSTLYLTLHLQIVLGLPPLEAGLASLPMTLTIMVVAGVATRLLPVVGPRPLMIAGPIIAAVGLLYLSRITADGAYVVQVLPALIVLGLGMALIFVPVQNLALSGVAAHDAGAAGAAANASMQIGGSIGLSIFTTIYAGAVGAEPSPAALVDGYSAVFVTAAVGLVIAAGVAVAMIRVKKEEFLAQAPSEAVAHLG from the coding sequence GTGACCAGCCACTCCCCGTCCCGCCGCTGGTGGGTCCTCGTGATCCTCGCGCTCACGCAGCTCGTCGTCGTGCTCGACGGCACGATCGTGAACATCGCGCTCCCCGAGGCGCAGCGCGACCTCGGCCTCTCGGACGTCGAGCGCCAGTGGGTCGTCACCGCGTACGCCCTCGCCTTCGGCGCCCTGCTGCTGCTCGGCGGCCGCATCGCCGACTACACCGGGCGCAAGCGCACGTACCTCATCGGGATGATCGGCTTCGGCGCCGCGTCCGCGTGGGGCGGGCTCGCCTCCTCCGGCACCGAGCTGATCGCGGCCCGCGGTCTGCAGGGCGCGTTCGCCGCCCTGCTCGCCCCCGCCGCGCTCGCCCTGCTCACGGTCACCTTCCCGAGCGGCCGCGAGCGCAGCACCGCGTTCGCCGTCTTCGGCGCGGTCGCCGGCGCGGGAGCGGCCGTCGGCCTCGTGCTCGGCGGCCTCCTCACCGAGTTCGCCGACTGGCGCTGGTGCCTCCTGGTCAACGTGCCGTTCGTCGTCGTCGGCGTGGTCGCCGGAGCGCTGCTCGTCACCGAGAGCCGCGCCGAGGGCCGCAACCGCTTCGACATCGCCGGCACCGTCGTCGTCGCGCTCGGGCTCTGCGCGGTCGTCTACGGCTTCACCCTCGCCGAGCAGGGCTGGCTCCGCGTCGACACGATCGGCTTCCTGGTCGTCGGAGTCCTGCTCCTCGCGCTCTTCGTCCGCATCCAGGCGCGCTCCGACCACCCCTCGCTGCCGCTGCGCATCGTGTCGGACCGGGTCCGCGGAGGCGCGTTCCTCATCCAGGCCATCGTCGGCAGCGTGATGATCGGCTCCACGCTCTACCTCACCCTGCACCTGCAGATCGTCCTCGGCCTCCCGCCGCTCGAGGCGGGGCTCGCCAGCCTCCCGATGACGCTGACGATCATGGTCGTCGCCGGTGTCGCGACCCGTCTGCTCCCCGTCGTCGGACCGCGTCCGCTGATGATCGCGGGGCCGATCATCGCCGCCGTCGGGCTCCTCTACCTCAGCCGCATCACGGCCGACGGCGCCTACGTCGTGCAGGTCCTGCCCGCGCTGATCGTGCTCGGCCTCGGCATGGCGCTGATCTTCGTCCCCGTGCAGAACCTCGCCCTCAGCGGAGTCGCCGCGCACGACGCCGGTGCCGCCGGCGCGGCGGCGAACGCGTCGATGCAGATCGGCGGCTCGATCGGGCTCTCGATCTTCACCACGATCTACGCCGGTGCCGTGGGCGCCGAGCCCTCGCCCGCGGCTCTCGTCGACGGCTACTCCGCCGTCTTCGTCACCGCGGCGGTCGGGCTCGTGATCGCGGCGGGCGTCGCCGTCGCGATGATCCGGGTGAAGAAGGAGGAGTTCCTCGCGCAGGCGCCGTCGGAGGCGGTCGCGCACCTGGGGTAG
- a CDS encoding FBP domain-containing protein, whose translation MLPLTEDAVRASFVNASRKEVADVSLPVGFDSLDWDSIDLLGWRDKKIGRRAYVVVPIDGRAVGVLLRQADALPRSRAQCSWCRDTRLPNDVVFFGARKAGAAGRSGDSLGTLVCADFQCSANVRARPPIAYVGFDVEQAKAERIETLRAKSAGFVREVLATQ comes from the coding sequence ATGCTCCCTCTGACCGAGGACGCGGTGCGCGCCTCCTTCGTGAACGCCTCCCGCAAGGAGGTCGCCGACGTCTCGCTGCCGGTCGGCTTCGACTCCCTCGACTGGGACTCGATCGACCTCCTCGGCTGGCGCGACAAGAAGATCGGGCGCCGCGCCTACGTGGTGGTGCCGATCGACGGCCGGGCCGTCGGGGTCCTGCTGCGGCAGGCTGACGCGCTGCCCCGCTCGCGCGCGCAGTGCTCGTGGTGCCGCGACACGCGCCTCCCCAACGACGTCGTCTTCTTCGGTGCGCGCAAGGCCGGCGCGGCCGGGCGCTCGGGCGACTCGCTCGGCACGCTCGTCTGCGCCGACTTCCAGTGCTCGGCGAACGTGCGGGCGCGGCCCCCGATCGCCTACGTCGGCTTCGACGTCGAGCAGGCGAAGGCCGAGCGGATCGAGACGCTGCGCGCGAAGTCCGCCGGCTTCGTCCGCGAGGTGCTTGCGACGCAGTGA
- a CDS encoding helix-turn-helix domain-containing protein, with protein MPDDSRPSDDEVLAAVGPRLRRLRLRRDRTLASLSAETGISASTLSRLESGGRRATLELLLPIARALGAPLDELVGAAPEDPRVHGRPMRRNGMLIQPLTRDSGGLQAFKHTIPGGPLAPPVDDLEQRTHEGFEWLYVLSGRLRLRLGEHDLVLPAGEAAEFDTRVPHWFGRADEKPVEFLSLFGRQGERMHVRASTRR; from the coding sequence ATGCCCGACGACTCCCGACCCTCCGACGACGAGGTGCTGGCCGCCGTCGGACCGCGACTGCGCCGACTCCGCCTGCGCCGCGACCGGACCCTCGCCTCGCTCTCGGCCGAGACCGGGATCTCGGCGAGCACCCTCTCGCGGCTCGAGAGCGGGGGCCGGCGCGCGACGCTCGAGCTGCTGCTGCCGATCGCCCGCGCACTCGGCGCCCCGCTGGACGAGCTGGTCGGAGCGGCGCCCGAGGACCCGCGCGTGCACGGGCGCCCGATGCGGCGGAACGGGATGCTCATCCAGCCGCTCACCCGCGACTCCGGCGGACTGCAGGCGTTCAAGCACACGATCCCGGGCGGGCCCCTGGCACCGCCCGTCGACGATCTCGAGCAGCGCACCCACGAGGGCTTCGAGTGGCTCTACGTGCTCAGCGGACGGCTGCGGCTGCGGCTCGGCGAGCACGACCTGGTGCTGCCCGCCGGCGAAGCGGCGGAATTCGACACGCGAGTGCCGCACTGGTTCGGCCGGGCCGACGAGAAGCCGGTCGAGTTCCTGTCGCTGTTCGGGCGCCAGGGCGAGCGGATGCACGTGCGCGCCTCCACTCGGCGCTGA
- a CDS encoding NAD(P)/FAD-dependent oxidoreductase, which yields MTRTPAPADVLILGASFAGLAAATALGRSLRDVLVVDGGPPRNAPAPGAHNVLTRDGSAPTELVRLARLEAEGYGARVVTGRVVSASSTGEAVSATLADGTVLHARRLLLATGVADRLPAIPGLAPRWGRDVLHCPYCHGFEVRGRRIAVLGSGFAPHQAQMFRQLSPHVSILLNGVEAPTGEEARGLAARGIALVEGAVEEVRVEDDRLVGVVIDGTILPLDALVVAPDVSARLPAGLGLELVDHPSGVARHLSADPMGRTGVARVFAAGSLVEPMSQVMAAAADGLRVGAAINHDLIEEEIAASLREHAA from the coding sequence ATGACACGCACCCCCGCCCCCGCCGACGTCCTGATCCTCGGCGCCTCCTTCGCCGGCCTCGCCGCCGCCACCGCCCTCGGCCGCAGCCTCCGCGACGTCCTCGTCGTCGACGGCGGCCCTCCGCGCAACGCCCCGGCGCCCGGCGCGCACAACGTCCTCACCCGCGACGGCAGCGCGCCGACCGAGCTCGTCCGCCTGGCCCGCCTCGAGGCCGAGGGCTACGGCGCCCGGGTCGTCACCGGGCGGGTCGTCAGCGCATCCAGCACCGGCGAGGCCGTCTCGGCGACCCTCGCCGACGGCACCGTGCTGCACGCCCGGCGGCTGCTGCTCGCGACCGGAGTCGCCGACCGGCTCCCCGCGATCCCCGGCCTCGCGCCGCGCTGGGGCCGCGACGTGCTGCACTGCCCGTACTGCCACGGCTTCGAGGTGCGCGGGCGGAGGATCGCCGTGCTCGGCAGTGGATTCGCGCCGCACCAGGCGCAGATGTTCCGCCAGCTGAGCCCGCACGTCTCGATCCTGCTGAACGGCGTCGAGGCGCCGACGGGGGAGGAGGCGCGCGGACTCGCCGCCCGCGGCATCGCGCTCGTCGAGGGCGCGGTCGAGGAGGTCCGCGTGGAGGACGACCGCCTGGTCGGCGTCGTGATCGACGGGACGATCCTCCCGCTCGACGCGCTCGTCGTCGCCCCCGACGTCTCGGCGCGCCTGCCCGCCGGACTCGGTCTCGAGCTCGTCGACCACCCCTCCGGCGTCGCGCGCCACCTCTCGGCCGACCCGATGGGGCGCACGGGAGTCGCCCGCGTCTTCGCCGCCGGCTCGCTGGTGGAGCCGATGTCGCAGGTGATGGCGGCGGCCGCCGACGGTCTGCGGGTGGGCGCCGCGATCAACCACGACCTGATCGAGGAGGAGATCGCCGCGTCGCTGCGCGAGCACGCCGCCTAG
- a CDS encoding response regulator, producing the protein MTPIRVLVVEDEPLTASAHADYVRRVEGFEVAAVAGTGAEAIRALRADSGIALILLDMNLPDMGGLDLCRAVRAAGLDVDVIAITAVRDAAVVRASVAAGIVQYLIKPFVFSTFAAKLASYRSYRGQLHGSAVASQHEVDGAFAALRTSNAPGLAKGLSAETLESVTALLGEVGLSAAELATRLDVSRVTARRYLEHLADTGVAERAPRYGSPGRPELEYRRR; encoded by the coding sequence ATGACCCCGATCCGCGTGCTCGTCGTCGAGGACGAGCCGCTCACCGCGAGCGCCCACGCCGACTACGTCCGCCGTGTCGAGGGGTTCGAGGTGGCGGCGGTCGCCGGCACCGGGGCCGAGGCCATCCGCGCACTGCGGGCCGACTCCGGCATCGCGCTGATCCTGCTCGACATGAACCTGCCGGACATGGGCGGGCTCGACCTCTGCCGGGCCGTCCGAGCGGCCGGGCTCGACGTCGACGTGATCGCGATCACGGCCGTGCGCGACGCGGCGGTGGTGCGCGCCTCCGTCGCCGCGGGCATCGTGCAGTACCTGATCAAGCCGTTCGTCTTCAGCACGTTCGCCGCGAAGCTCGCCAGCTACCGCTCCTACCGCGGGCAGCTGCACGGCTCGGCCGTCGCGAGCCAGCACGAGGTCGACGGCGCGTTCGCGGCGCTGCGGACCTCGAACGCGCCGGGCCTGGCGAAGGGCCTGTCGGCCGAGACGCTCGAGTCCGTCACCGCGCTGCTCGGCGAGGTCGGGCTGTCGGCCGCCGAGCTCGCGACCCGCCTCGACGTCTCGCGGGTCACGGCTCGGCGCTACCTCGAGCACCTGGCCGACACCGGAGTCGCGGAGCGCGCTCCCCGCTACGGCTCGCCCGGGCGGCCGGAGCTGGAGTACCGGCGGCGCTAG